In one Aquila chrysaetos chrysaetos chromosome 24, bAquChr1.4, whole genome shotgun sequence genomic region, the following are encoded:
- the TMCC2 gene encoding transmembrane and coiled-coil domains protein 2 isoform X5 has protein sequence MPEPHPPDSCAGKRILLLNSLLGVFLDKGDVTALSLPSTAGHGDTDGTVCLDVPDGTPDPHRTKAAIEHLHQKILKITEQIKIEQEARDDNVAEYLKLANNADKQQASRIKQVFEKKNQKSAQTIAQLHKKLEHYHKKLKEIEQNGPSRQPKDVFRDMHQGLKDVGANVRSSISGFGGGVVEGVKGGLSGLSQATHTAVVSKPREFASLIRNKFGSADNIAHLKDTLDDGHPEEASRALSGSATLVSSPKYGSDDECSSATSGSAGGSNSGAGPGGLGSPKSNTLDSHHNNFETILEELREIKDSQSHLEDSMEDLKAQLQRDYTYMTQCLQEERYRYERLEEQLNDLTELHQNEMTNLKQELASMEEKVAYQSYERARDIQEAVESCLTRVTKLELQQQQQQVVQLEGVENANARALLGKFINVILALMAVLLVFVSTIANFITPLMKTRMRILSTALLVLFLFFLWKHWDSISYFVEHVLLPS, from the exons ATGCCGGAACCGCATCCACCCGACTCCTGTGCCGGGAAAAGGATATTGCTCTTAAATTCTCTGCTGGGTGTCTTT CTGGACAAGGGGGATGTGACCGCGCTCAGCCTGCCCTCCACCGCCGGGCACGGTGACACCGACGGCACTGTCTGCCTGGACGTCCCCGATGGCACCCCTGACCCTCACAGGACAAAAGCCGCCATTGAGCACCTGCACCAGAAGATCCTCAAGATCACCGAGCAGATCAAGATCGAGCAGGAGGCGCGGGATGACAACGTGGCCGAGTACCTGAAGCTGGCCAATAACGCAGACAAGCAGCAAGCCTCCCGCATCAAGCAGGTTTTCGAGAAGAAGAATCAGAAGTCGGCGCAGACCATCGCGCAGCTACACAAGAAGCTGGAGCACTACCACAAGAAGCTGAAGGAGATCGAGCAGAACGGTCCTTCTCGGCAGCCCAAGGATGTCTTCCGGGACATGCACCAGGGTCTCAAGGACGTGGGTGCCAACGTTCGCTCCAGCATCAGCGGCTTTGGCGGCGGCGTGGTGGAGGGCGTCAAGGGAGGGCTCTCGGGTCTCTCCCAGGCCACCCACACCGCTGTGGTTTCCAAGCCCCGGGAATTCGCCAGCCTCATCCGGAACAAGTTTGGCAGCGCGGATAATATCGCCCACCTGAAGGACACGCTGGATGACGGGCACCCGGAGGAGGCTTCACGGGCTCTCAGCGGCAGTGCCACCCTGGTCTCCAGCCCCAAGTACGGCAGCGACGATGAGTGCTCCAGTGCCACCTCCGGCTCGGCCGGTGGCAGCAACTCAGGGGCAGGACCCGGCGGCTTGGGGAGCCCCAAGTCCAACACGCTGGACAGCCACCACAATAACTTCGAGACCATCCTAGAGGAGCTCCGGGAGATCAAGGACAGCCAGTCACACCTGGAAGACTCCATGGAGGACCTCAAGGCGCAGCTGCAGCGGGATTACACCTATATGACGCAGTGCTTGCAGGAGGAGCGGTACAG GTACGAGCGCCTGGAGGAGCAGCTGAACGACCTCACCGAGCTGCACCAGAACGAGATGACCAAcctgaagcaggagctggccagCATGGAGGAGAAGGTGGCCTACCAGTCCTATGAGAGGGCTCGGGACATCCAG GAGGCGGTGGAGTCCTGCCTGACGCGGGTGACcaagctggagctgcagcagcaacagcagcaggtGGTGCAGCTGGAAGGGGTGGAGAACGCCAACGCTCGGGCGCTGCTGGGCAAGTTCATCAACGTCATCCTGGCCCTGATGGCCGTGCTGCTCGTCTTCGTCTCCACCATCGCCAACTTCATCACGCCGCTCATGAAGACCCGCATGCGCATCCTCAGCACCGCCCTGCtcgtcctcttcctcttcttcctctggaaGCACTGGGACTCCATCAGCTACTTTGTGGAGCACGTCCTGCTCCCCAGTTGA
- the TMCC2 gene encoding transmembrane and coiled-coil domains protein 2 isoform X3 — translation MGITDRDGRRGPGTGSSGCGVSPQTPIPRGGGANRAPVLAGQSIPGGTPSPSPLGDRGGRGVLCLVLPGSCADACEDCGMVHVQLDKGDVTALSLPSTAGHGDTDGTVCLDVPDGTPDPHRTKAAIEHLHQKILKITEQIKIEQEARDDNVAEYLKLANNADKQQASRIKQVFEKKNQKSAQTIAQLHKKLEHYHKKLKEIEQNGPSRQPKDVFRDMHQGLKDVGANVRSSISGFGGGVVEGVKGGLSGLSQATHTAVVSKPREFASLIRNKFGSADNIAHLKDTLDDGHPEEASRALSGSATLVSSPKYGSDDECSSATSGSAGGSNSGAGPGGLGSPKSNTLDSHHNNFETILEELREIKDSQSHLEDSMEDLKAQLQRDYTYMTQCLQEERYRYERLEEQLNDLTELHQNEMTNLKQELASMEEKVAYQSYERARDIQEAVESCLTRVTKLELQQQQQQVVQLEGVENANARALLGKFINVILALMAVLLVFVSTIANFITPLMKTRMRILSTALLVLFLFFLWKHWDSISYFVEHVLLPS, via the exons ATGGGCATTACCGACCGCGACGGCCGCCGAGGCCCCGGCACCGGCAGCAGCGGCTGTGGGGTCTCCCCGCAGACCCCGATCCCCCGTGGCGGTGGGGCCAACCGAGCACCGGTGCTGGCGGGGCAGAGCATCCCGGGGGGGaccccgtccccatccccgttGGGGGATCGGGGCGGCCGGGGGGTTTTGTGCCTGGTGCTGCCGGGGAGCTGCGCGGACGCCTGCGAGGACTGCGGCATGGTCCACGTCCAG CTGGACAAGGGGGATGTGACCGCGCTCAGCCTGCCCTCCACCGCCGGGCACGGTGACACCGACGGCACTGTCTGCCTGGACGTCCCCGATGGCACCCCTGACCCTCACAGGACAAAAGCCGCCATTGAGCACCTGCACCAGAAGATCCTCAAGATCACCGAGCAGATCAAGATCGAGCAGGAGGCGCGGGATGACAACGTGGCCGAGTACCTGAAGCTGGCCAATAACGCAGACAAGCAGCAAGCCTCCCGCATCAAGCAGGTTTTCGAGAAGAAGAATCAGAAGTCGGCGCAGACCATCGCGCAGCTACACAAGAAGCTGGAGCACTACCACAAGAAGCTGAAGGAGATCGAGCAGAACGGTCCTTCTCGGCAGCCCAAGGATGTCTTCCGGGACATGCACCAGGGTCTCAAGGACGTGGGTGCCAACGTTCGCTCCAGCATCAGCGGCTTTGGCGGCGGCGTGGTGGAGGGCGTCAAGGGAGGGCTCTCGGGTCTCTCCCAGGCCACCCACACCGCTGTGGTTTCCAAGCCCCGGGAATTCGCCAGCCTCATCCGGAACAAGTTTGGCAGCGCGGATAATATCGCCCACCTGAAGGACACGCTGGATGACGGGCACCCGGAGGAGGCTTCACGGGCTCTCAGCGGCAGTGCCACCCTGGTCTCCAGCCCCAAGTACGGCAGCGACGATGAGTGCTCCAGTGCCACCTCCGGCTCGGCCGGTGGCAGCAACTCAGGGGCAGGACCCGGCGGCTTGGGGAGCCCCAAGTCCAACACGCTGGACAGCCACCACAATAACTTCGAGACCATCCTAGAGGAGCTCCGGGAGATCAAGGACAGCCAGTCACACCTGGAAGACTCCATGGAGGACCTCAAGGCGCAGCTGCAGCGGGATTACACCTATATGACGCAGTGCTTGCAGGAGGAGCGGTACAG GTACGAGCGCCTGGAGGAGCAGCTGAACGACCTCACCGAGCTGCACCAGAACGAGATGACCAAcctgaagcaggagctggccagCATGGAGGAGAAGGTGGCCTACCAGTCCTATGAGAGGGCTCGGGACATCCAG GAGGCGGTGGAGTCCTGCCTGACGCGGGTGACcaagctggagctgcagcagcaacagcagcaggtGGTGCAGCTGGAAGGGGTGGAGAACGCCAACGCTCGGGCGCTGCTGGGCAAGTTCATCAACGTCATCCTGGCCCTGATGGCCGTGCTGCTCGTCTTCGTCTCCACCATCGCCAACTTCATCACGCCGCTCATGAAGACCCGCATGCGCATCCTCAGCACCGCCCTGCtcgtcctcttcctcttcttcctctggaaGCACTGGGACTCCATCAGCTACTTTGTGGAGCACGTCCTGCTCCCCAGTTGA
- the TMCC2 gene encoding transmembrane and coiled-coil domains protein 2 isoform X8, with the protein MLLDKGDVTALSLPSTAGHGDTDGTVCLDVPDGTPDPHRTKAAIEHLHQKILKITEQIKIEQEARDDNVAEYLKLANNADKQQASRIKQVFEKKNQKSAQTIAQLHKKLEHYHKKLKEIEQNGPSRQPKDVFRDMHQGLKDVGANVRSSISGFGGGVVEGVKGGLSGLSQATHTAVVSKPREFASLIRNKFGSADNIAHLKDTLDDGHPEEASRALSGSATLVSSPKYGSDDECSSATSGSAGGSNSGAGPGGLGSPKSNTLDSHHNNFETILEELREIKDSQSHLEDSMEDLKAQLQRDYTYMTQCLQEERYRYERLEEQLNDLTELHQNEMTNLKQELASMEEKVAYQSYERARDIQEAVESCLTRVTKLELQQQQQQVVQLEGVENANARALLGKFINVILALMAVLLVFVSTIANFITPLMKTRMRILSTALLVLFLFFLWKHWDSISYFVEHVLLPS; encoded by the exons ATGCTG CTGGACAAGGGGGATGTGACCGCGCTCAGCCTGCCCTCCACCGCCGGGCACGGTGACACCGACGGCACTGTCTGCCTGGACGTCCCCGATGGCACCCCTGACCCTCACAGGACAAAAGCCGCCATTGAGCACCTGCACCAGAAGATCCTCAAGATCACCGAGCAGATCAAGATCGAGCAGGAGGCGCGGGATGACAACGTGGCCGAGTACCTGAAGCTGGCCAATAACGCAGACAAGCAGCAAGCCTCCCGCATCAAGCAGGTTTTCGAGAAGAAGAATCAGAAGTCGGCGCAGACCATCGCGCAGCTACACAAGAAGCTGGAGCACTACCACAAGAAGCTGAAGGAGATCGAGCAGAACGGTCCTTCTCGGCAGCCCAAGGATGTCTTCCGGGACATGCACCAGGGTCTCAAGGACGTGGGTGCCAACGTTCGCTCCAGCATCAGCGGCTTTGGCGGCGGCGTGGTGGAGGGCGTCAAGGGAGGGCTCTCGGGTCTCTCCCAGGCCACCCACACCGCTGTGGTTTCCAAGCCCCGGGAATTCGCCAGCCTCATCCGGAACAAGTTTGGCAGCGCGGATAATATCGCCCACCTGAAGGACACGCTGGATGACGGGCACCCGGAGGAGGCTTCACGGGCTCTCAGCGGCAGTGCCACCCTGGTCTCCAGCCCCAAGTACGGCAGCGACGATGAGTGCTCCAGTGCCACCTCCGGCTCGGCCGGTGGCAGCAACTCAGGGGCAGGACCCGGCGGCTTGGGGAGCCCCAAGTCCAACACGCTGGACAGCCACCACAATAACTTCGAGACCATCCTAGAGGAGCTCCGGGAGATCAAGGACAGCCAGTCACACCTGGAAGACTCCATGGAGGACCTCAAGGCGCAGCTGCAGCGGGATTACACCTATATGACGCAGTGCTTGCAGGAGGAGCGGTACAG GTACGAGCGCCTGGAGGAGCAGCTGAACGACCTCACCGAGCTGCACCAGAACGAGATGACCAAcctgaagcaggagctggccagCATGGAGGAGAAGGTGGCCTACCAGTCCTATGAGAGGGCTCGGGACATCCAG GAGGCGGTGGAGTCCTGCCTGACGCGGGTGACcaagctggagctgcagcagcaacagcagcaggtGGTGCAGCTGGAAGGGGTGGAGAACGCCAACGCTCGGGCGCTGCTGGGCAAGTTCATCAACGTCATCCTGGCCCTGATGGCCGTGCTGCTCGTCTTCGTCTCCACCATCGCCAACTTCATCACGCCGCTCATGAAGACCCGCATGCGCATCCTCAGCACCGCCCTGCtcgtcctcttcctcttcttcctctggaaGCACTGGGACTCCATCAGCTACTTTGTGGAGCACGTCCTGCTCCCCAGTTGA
- the TMCC2 gene encoding transmembrane and coiled-coil domains protein 2 isoform X4, whose translation MLRLVVPLLQTQSYDPLCPFDSLTAAMTEGEDPAASRSTGQALCRSDQGILMPEPHPPDSCAGKRILLLNSLLGVFLDKGDVTALSLPSTAGHGDTDGTVCLDVPDGTPDPHRTKAAIEHLHQKILKITEQIKIEQEARDDNVAEYLKLANNADKQQASRIKQVFEKKNQKSAQTIAQLHKKLEHYHKKLKEIEQNGPSRQPKDVFRDMHQGLKDVGANVRSSISGFGGGVVEGVKGGLSGLSQATHTAVVSKPREFASLIRNKFGSADNIAHLKDTLDDGHPEEASRALSGSATLVSSPKYGSDDECSSATSGSAGGSNSGAGPGGLGSPKSNTLDSHHNNFETILEELREIKDSQSHLEDSMEDLKAQLQRDYTYMTQCLQEERYRYERLEEQLNDLTELHQNEMTNLKQELASMEEKVAYQSYERARDIQEAVESCLTRVTKLELQQQQQQVVQLEGVENANARALLGKFINVILALMAVLLVFVSTIANFITPLMKTRMRILSTALLVLFLFFLWKHWDSISYFVEHVLLPS comes from the exons ATGCTG AGACTCGTAGTGCCTCTTCTGCAAACGCAGTCGTACGATCCTCTCTGCCCCTTCGACTCCTTAACCGCAGCCATGACAGAGGGAGAGGATCCGGCCGCCTCGCGCAGCACCGGCCAGGCGCTTTGCAGGAGCGACCAGGGCATCCTCATGCCGGAACCGCATCCACCCGACTCCTGTGCCGGGAAAAGGATATTGCTCTTAAATTCTCTGCTGGGTGTCTTT CTGGACAAGGGGGATGTGACCGCGCTCAGCCTGCCCTCCACCGCCGGGCACGGTGACACCGACGGCACTGTCTGCCTGGACGTCCCCGATGGCACCCCTGACCCTCACAGGACAAAAGCCGCCATTGAGCACCTGCACCAGAAGATCCTCAAGATCACCGAGCAGATCAAGATCGAGCAGGAGGCGCGGGATGACAACGTGGCCGAGTACCTGAAGCTGGCCAATAACGCAGACAAGCAGCAAGCCTCCCGCATCAAGCAGGTTTTCGAGAAGAAGAATCAGAAGTCGGCGCAGACCATCGCGCAGCTACACAAGAAGCTGGAGCACTACCACAAGAAGCTGAAGGAGATCGAGCAGAACGGTCCTTCTCGGCAGCCCAAGGATGTCTTCCGGGACATGCACCAGGGTCTCAAGGACGTGGGTGCCAACGTTCGCTCCAGCATCAGCGGCTTTGGCGGCGGCGTGGTGGAGGGCGTCAAGGGAGGGCTCTCGGGTCTCTCCCAGGCCACCCACACCGCTGTGGTTTCCAAGCCCCGGGAATTCGCCAGCCTCATCCGGAACAAGTTTGGCAGCGCGGATAATATCGCCCACCTGAAGGACACGCTGGATGACGGGCACCCGGAGGAGGCTTCACGGGCTCTCAGCGGCAGTGCCACCCTGGTCTCCAGCCCCAAGTACGGCAGCGACGATGAGTGCTCCAGTGCCACCTCCGGCTCGGCCGGTGGCAGCAACTCAGGGGCAGGACCCGGCGGCTTGGGGAGCCCCAAGTCCAACACGCTGGACAGCCACCACAATAACTTCGAGACCATCCTAGAGGAGCTCCGGGAGATCAAGGACAGCCAGTCACACCTGGAAGACTCCATGGAGGACCTCAAGGCGCAGCTGCAGCGGGATTACACCTATATGACGCAGTGCTTGCAGGAGGAGCGGTACAG GTACGAGCGCCTGGAGGAGCAGCTGAACGACCTCACCGAGCTGCACCAGAACGAGATGACCAAcctgaagcaggagctggccagCATGGAGGAGAAGGTGGCCTACCAGTCCTATGAGAGGGCTCGGGACATCCAG GAGGCGGTGGAGTCCTGCCTGACGCGGGTGACcaagctggagctgcagcagcaacagcagcaggtGGTGCAGCTGGAAGGGGTGGAGAACGCCAACGCTCGGGCGCTGCTGGGCAAGTTCATCAACGTCATCCTGGCCCTGATGGCCGTGCTGCTCGTCTTCGTCTCCACCATCGCCAACTTCATCACGCCGCTCATGAAGACCCGCATGCGCATCCTCAGCACCGCCCTGCtcgtcctcttcctcttcttcctctggaaGCACTGGGACTCCATCAGCTACTTTGTGGAGCACGTCCTGCTCCCCAGTTGA
- the TMCC2 gene encoding transmembrane and coiled-coil domains protein 2 isoform X2, whose amino-acid sequence MKRCRSDELRQPEEDPGAAGEPPGPAAMEAKPGEAAAAAAAVAAAPEAGAVPPPRSKPPDLKKIQQLSEGSMFGHGLKHLFHSRRRSREREHQNSQDSLPPHYGMSDHDSPDEKERSPEMHRVSYAMSLHDLPARPTAFNRVLQQIRSRPSIKRGTSLHSGSRRAKSSSLEPQKGSPHLVRKAPQDSSLTAILHQHQGRPRSSSTTDTAILLAESGAVYLLTEDTECLADKLDKGDVTALSLPSTAGHGDTDGTVCLDVPDGTPDPHRTKAAIEHLHQKILKITEQIKIEQEARDDNVAEYLKLANNADKQQASRIKQVFEKKNQKSAQTIAQLHKKLEHYHKKLKEIEQNGPSRQPKDVFRDMHQGLKDVGANVRSSISGFGGGVVEGVKGGLSGLSQATHTAVVSKPREFASLIRNKFGSADNIAHLKDTLDDGHPEEASRALSGSATLVSSPKYGSDDECSSATSGSAGGSNSGAGPGGLGSPKSNTLDSHHNNFETILEELREIKDSQSHLEDSMEDLKAQLQRDYTYMTQCLQEERYRYERLEEQLNDLTELHQNEMTNLKQELASMEEKVAYQSYERARDIQEAVESCLTRVTKLELQQQQQQVVQLEGVENANARALLGKFINVILALMAVLLVFVSTIANFITPLMKTRMRILSTALLVLFLFFLWKHWDSISYFVEHVLLPS is encoded by the exons aaAATCCAGCAGCTGTCCGAAGGTTCCATGTTCGGCCATGGCCTGAAGCACCTTTTCCATAGCCGCCGGCGGTCGCGAGAGCGGGAGCACCAGAACTCGCAGGACTCACTGCCGCCGCACTACGGCATGTCCGACCACGACTCCCCCGACGAGAAGGAGCGGTCCCCGGAGATGCACCGCGTCTCCTACGCCATGTCCCTGCACGACCTCCCGGCGCGTCCCACCGCCTTCAACCGGGTGCTGCAGCAGATCCGCTCTCGCCCCTCCATCAAGCGCGGCACCAGCCTGCACAGCGGCAGCCGGCGGGCCAAAAGCAGCTCGCTGGAGCCCCAGAAAGGGAGCCCCCACCTCGTCCGCAAGGCCCCCCAGGACAGCAGCCTCACCGCCATCCTGCATCAGCACCAGGGCCGCCCCAGGTCCTCCTCCACCACTGACACCGCCATCCTTCTGGCCGAGAGCGGGGCCGTCTACCTGCTCACCGAGGACACCGAGTGCCTGGCCGATAAG CTGGACAAGGGGGATGTGACCGCGCTCAGCCTGCCCTCCACCGCCGGGCACGGTGACACCGACGGCACTGTCTGCCTGGACGTCCCCGATGGCACCCCTGACCCTCACAGGACAAAAGCCGCCATTGAGCACCTGCACCAGAAGATCCTCAAGATCACCGAGCAGATCAAGATCGAGCAGGAGGCGCGGGATGACAACGTGGCCGAGTACCTGAAGCTGGCCAATAACGCAGACAAGCAGCAAGCCTCCCGCATCAAGCAGGTTTTCGAGAAGAAGAATCAGAAGTCGGCGCAGACCATCGCGCAGCTACACAAGAAGCTGGAGCACTACCACAAGAAGCTGAAGGAGATCGAGCAGAACGGTCCTTCTCGGCAGCCCAAGGATGTCTTCCGGGACATGCACCAGGGTCTCAAGGACGTGGGTGCCAACGTTCGCTCCAGCATCAGCGGCTTTGGCGGCGGCGTGGTGGAGGGCGTCAAGGGAGGGCTCTCGGGTCTCTCCCAGGCCACCCACACCGCTGTGGTTTCCAAGCCCCGGGAATTCGCCAGCCTCATCCGGAACAAGTTTGGCAGCGCGGATAATATCGCCCACCTGAAGGACACGCTGGATGACGGGCACCCGGAGGAGGCTTCACGGGCTCTCAGCGGCAGTGCCACCCTGGTCTCCAGCCCCAAGTACGGCAGCGACGATGAGTGCTCCAGTGCCACCTCCGGCTCGGCCGGTGGCAGCAACTCAGGGGCAGGACCCGGCGGCTTGGGGAGCCCCAAGTCCAACACGCTGGACAGCCACCACAATAACTTCGAGACCATCCTAGAGGAGCTCCGGGAGATCAAGGACAGCCAGTCACACCTGGAAGACTCCATGGAGGACCTCAAGGCGCAGCTGCAGCGGGATTACACCTATATGACGCAGTGCTTGCAGGAGGAGCGGTACAG GTACGAGCGCCTGGAGGAGCAGCTGAACGACCTCACCGAGCTGCACCAGAACGAGATGACCAAcctgaagcaggagctggccagCATGGAGGAGAAGGTGGCCTACCAGTCCTATGAGAGGGCTCGGGACATCCAG GAGGCGGTGGAGTCCTGCCTGACGCGGGTGACcaagctggagctgcagcagcaacagcagcaggtGGTGCAGCTGGAAGGGGTGGAGAACGCCAACGCTCGGGCGCTGCTGGGCAAGTTCATCAACGTCATCCTGGCCCTGATGGCCGTGCTGCTCGTCTTCGTCTCCACCATCGCCAACTTCATCACGCCGCTCATGAAGACCCGCATGCGCATCCTCAGCACCGCCCTGCtcgtcctcttcctcttcttcctctggaaGCACTGGGACTCCATCAGCTACTTTGTGGAGCACGTCCTGCTCCCCAGTTGA
- the TMCC2 gene encoding transmembrane and coiled-coil domains protein 2 isoform X1 has product MVWMGTEAQGLPEPRAGSRDGSWDLPICTHAAAFHAGLFAGYRAGPWSPPAATESPVGWWHHPSSEWGPENCSGSFVYSPHGSEGSPARQRLAVLFVLPAQLEEQDRPLWHPACSRSPGLPPCSPACAACSWLPQRLVVPLLQTQSYDPLCPFDSLTAAMTEGEDPAASRSTGQALCRSDQGILMPEPHPPDSCAGKRILLLNSLLGVFLDKGDVTALSLPSTAGHGDTDGTVCLDVPDGTPDPHRTKAAIEHLHQKILKITEQIKIEQEARDDNVAEYLKLANNADKQQASRIKQVFEKKNQKSAQTIAQLHKKLEHYHKKLKEIEQNGPSRQPKDVFRDMHQGLKDVGANVRSSISGFGGGVVEGVKGGLSGLSQATHTAVVSKPREFASLIRNKFGSADNIAHLKDTLDDGHPEEASRALSGSATLVSSPKYGSDDECSSATSGSAGGSNSGAGPGGLGSPKSNTLDSHHNNFETILEELREIKDSQSHLEDSMEDLKAQLQRDYTYMTQCLQEERYRYERLEEQLNDLTELHQNEMTNLKQELASMEEKVAYQSYERARDIQEAVESCLTRVTKLELQQQQQQVVQLEGVENANARALLGKFINVILALMAVLLVFVSTIANFITPLMKTRMRILSTALLVLFLFFLWKHWDSISYFVEHVLLPS; this is encoded by the exons ATGGTATGGATGGGCACAGAGGCACAGGGACTCCCCgagcccagggcaggcagcagggacgGATCCTGGGATCTGCCCATCTGTACCCACGCAGCCGCCTTCCATGCGGGGCTCTTCGCCGGGTACCGTGCAGGACCATGGTCCCCACCTGCTGCCACTGAGAGCCCCGTGGGATGGTGGCACCATCCCAGCTCAGAATGGGGACCGGAGAACTGCAGTGGCTCATTTGTTTATTCTCCGCATGGTTCGGAAGGCAGCCCGGCCAGGCAGCGCTTGGCGGTGCTGTTTGTTCTCCCAGCACAGTTGGAGGAGCAGGACCGGCCCCTGTGGCACCCAGCCTGTTCCCGCTCCCCCgggctccctccctgctcaccAGCTTGTGCTGCTTGTTCTTGGCTGCCTCAGAGACTCGTAGTGCCTCTTCTGCAAACGCAGTCGTACGATCCTCTCTGCCCCTTCGACTCCTTAACCGCAGCCATGACAGAGGGAGAGGATCCGGCCGCCTCGCGCAGCACCGGCCAGGCGCTTTGCAGGAGCGACCAGGGCATCCTCATGCCGGAACCGCATCCACCCGACTCCTGTGCCGGGAAAAGGATATTGCTCTTAAATTCTCTGCTGGGTGTCTTT CTGGACAAGGGGGATGTGACCGCGCTCAGCCTGCCCTCCACCGCCGGGCACGGTGACACCGACGGCACTGTCTGCCTGGACGTCCCCGATGGCACCCCTGACCCTCACAGGACAAAAGCCGCCATTGAGCACCTGCACCAGAAGATCCTCAAGATCACCGAGCAGATCAAGATCGAGCAGGAGGCGCGGGATGACAACGTGGCCGAGTACCTGAAGCTGGCCAATAACGCAGACAAGCAGCAAGCCTCCCGCATCAAGCAGGTTTTCGAGAAGAAGAATCAGAAGTCGGCGCAGACCATCGCGCAGCTACACAAGAAGCTGGAGCACTACCACAAGAAGCTGAAGGAGATCGAGCAGAACGGTCCTTCTCGGCAGCCCAAGGATGTCTTCCGGGACATGCACCAGGGTCTCAAGGACGTGGGTGCCAACGTTCGCTCCAGCATCAGCGGCTTTGGCGGCGGCGTGGTGGAGGGCGTCAAGGGAGGGCTCTCGGGTCTCTCCCAGGCCACCCACACCGCTGTGGTTTCCAAGCCCCGGGAATTCGCCAGCCTCATCCGGAACAAGTTTGGCAGCGCGGATAATATCGCCCACCTGAAGGACACGCTGGATGACGGGCACCCGGAGGAGGCTTCACGGGCTCTCAGCGGCAGTGCCACCCTGGTCTCCAGCCCCAAGTACGGCAGCGACGATGAGTGCTCCAGTGCCACCTCCGGCTCGGCCGGTGGCAGCAACTCAGGGGCAGGACCCGGCGGCTTGGGGAGCCCCAAGTCCAACACGCTGGACAGCCACCACAATAACTTCGAGACCATCCTAGAGGAGCTCCGGGAGATCAAGGACAGCCAGTCACACCTGGAAGACTCCATGGAGGACCTCAAGGCGCAGCTGCAGCGGGATTACACCTATATGACGCAGTGCTTGCAGGAGGAGCGGTACAG GTACGAGCGCCTGGAGGAGCAGCTGAACGACCTCACCGAGCTGCACCAGAACGAGATGACCAAcctgaagcaggagctggccagCATGGAGGAGAAGGTGGCCTACCAGTCCTATGAGAGGGCTCGGGACATCCAG GAGGCGGTGGAGTCCTGCCTGACGCGGGTGACcaagctggagctgcagcagcaacagcagcaggtGGTGCAGCTGGAAGGGGTGGAGAACGCCAACGCTCGGGCGCTGCTGGGCAAGTTCATCAACGTCATCCTGGCCCTGATGGCCGTGCTGCTCGTCTTCGTCTCCACCATCGCCAACTTCATCACGCCGCTCATGAAGACCCGCATGCGCATCCTCAGCACCGCCCTGCtcgtcctcttcctcttcttcctctggaaGCACTGGGACTCCATCAGCTACTTTGTGGAGCACGTCCTGCTCCCCAGTTGA